The Ostrea edulis chromosome 1, xbOstEdul1.1, whole genome shotgun sequence genomic sequence CAGCTTACTGTTGTATTGGATCAGCTTACTGCTGTGTATATTTACTGCTGTATTGGATCAGCTTATTGTTGTATTGGATCAGCTTACAGCTGTATTGGATCAGCTTACTGCTGTATTGGATCAGATTACTGTTGTATCGGACTGCTGTATTGGATCAGTTTACTGTTGTATCAGATCAGCTTACTGTTGTATCGGATCAGCTTACTGTTGTATTGGATCAGCTTACTGTTGTATTGGGTCAGCTTACTGCTGTATTGGATCAGCTTACTGTTGTATTGGATCAGCTTACTGTTGTATTGGATCAGCTTACTGCTGTGTATATTTACTGCTGtatagtgatgaaacgattgtcgccgatgatcgattgtcggtcgttcagagacctacgatgctactaatcgattacaaaataaaagtcgctgacatcgttgaccaaacaaaatccggaaatcacttcaactttgttcaaattttattttctgcatgtcaaacccgatcaaaaataagcaaacaaaatggcgggagatatgaaggacggtaacaacaatgacattcaacagtcaaataaaggagcctatctctaatatctttgatacattgagattatagataaattccatCACTTGATATATTGGAATCCTGATTTACTCACCTgtgaacaaatgaaacaaaaaagaattcaaatgttgtttccatacatttaataATTCTGTTACATCTAATTTGAGGGGAAGACACTTAAATGCCATTTCTgattataatcgattattaatcgatTACTTGTGTCCGATTATTGTCGATAATCGATTATGGTTTTtggtccgattgcccatcactactGCTGTATTGGATCAGCTTACTGTTGTATTGGATCAGCTTACAGCTGTATTGGATCAGCTTACTGCTGTATTGGATCAGCTTACTGCTGTATTGGATCAGATTACAGCTGTATTGGATCAGATTACTGTTGTATTGGATCAGCTTACTGCTGTATTGGATCAGCTTACTGTTGTATCAGATCAGCTTACGGTTGTATCGGATCAGCTTACTGTTGTATTGGATCAGCTTACTGCTGTATCGGATCAGCTTACTGTTGTATCGGATCAGCTTACTGTTGTATTGGATCAGATTACCGTTGTATCGGATCAGCTTACAGCTGTGTATATTTACTGCTGTATCAAATCAGCCCTAGTTTGTGTCTTACTATTGGTTGGTATTCTACTGCCTTGTTTGATTCATTAAAACttaattaaaactttatatatttCAGGACAAGAGTCTAGAGGCCAGAAAACTACTGCACACTACAGTGTTTTCACAGTGCTTTTCCCCTTGCGGCCATTATTTAGCGACCTGTAACAATTAtggaaaaatatcaatattcaggtataaacagaatttaaaagtttacattctgtattattatattattttaagatttatctagcacaAATGTTCAAAAAATGGTGGTTTATTaagaaaaatttaaatgcaaacatgtactgaaattttttttttgtttatgaaaattatttttcaaaagttagctggatttgaaatatAGACTTTTagaagtctattctcagtttatggtcttgtgGCCTGGAACCAGTCTCTTGCTGAGCAACTACTCTACCAACTTAACTACCAAGTTGATGTTGTATAAATCAAATCCCAAtccaatataaatatattattttaaagttttttatCTCACAAAATCTTCATAGAAAGCATTTAAAAGCAGcgatcattttcaatattcttTCTTCctgtttacatgataaatggGCATAataagaatattaaatattattcAGTGATGGTGTATTCTTTTAGTTTGTCAAAAGCCCTAGCTCCAGATGCCACTGAGGGACACTGGCAGCAGGTTTTTTCATTCCAGGGTAAGTGAATTTttattctaccacggttattgcatAGATCAAAGGAATGTCGCGGTCATTTTtctacgatataccttcatatgTATTATCTGATTATGAGCAAATTGAACTAATCTCTCTTGCACTTCGTattttgctaatacaacaataaagtcgataactgatacatgtaatattcaattttataatcataaaaatcaaatcaaaatgtgTTGTTAAACGAATTCATGAATAAAtaaagaacatttgtcattcagtataaTCAATTGTCTGCATTCCTTGAGCAATACACATGTAATCATGGCGATGCACAGACAACTTTTCTTGGACTGTGCACATATCTTCAAAGCAGTTGATGTAATCcatcaacatcaaactaaatacctgaatatttttaaaaattgttctaGAATAGCCTTACCATCtcaccttttttgtcagcaaaaACATATAGGCCCAGTTCATTTTGAAAACTGCCATGAcatcacagtgacctaattcatagctatataggaaaacaatCGACTGTATATTTCTGGGctgtagtagaatagaaataaagttcttgttttgtgtatgttgcaggatagcctccttggtctcgaaatgttgtttgaaaaataaaagcctcagcttaaaaaaaacaattgtTGACCTCAGCAGTTCTCCTGCAACATACACAAAAATGCAATCATCATTTAATGATTAGATACTCTTTTTTGATGTACTTTTGTTAAAGTTATCATACAATCCTTGCAAAGTGACTAGAAGGGCATTTGAAAGAGTACTGAGATAtgagtgtttttttttcagcGAGTGATGATGGTGCCCTTTATTGCCTGGCCACAACGTCCGATCTTCTCATAAGGTACATCATTGTACATGTCTTTATCATTGTGTTCAGTTCAGTTTTTCTTTTTGTGGTTCAAAAGAGGAAACAATATTTTTACTGTAAAACAAATTTTTATTCATGACAACTTTAATTTTATGATTAACCATTGATAAACTGGTTCACAGCAACAAATTTTCTTGATCGAGATAATCTTAAATCAATAATCGTAAAGAATTACAGGAGACATTAAAGGATTGTTTCACGGCGAGAACTATTCATGATGACTAGGTTCTAGCGAACCTCGTTAAAATTTGTCGCAcatgaataaaagttggtttacagtacaGGAATGGTATTTGATAGATAAGGAATATCagagtttttcaaaattggatTCTTGCATGCCAGACATTTTGCTACTGTAATTTTAACTGTCTTAACAATAAAAGATTACTGACACTTTTCTGTCAGGCCAAAGGAAATATTGGTGGATAATTCCGTCAGACTGGAGTTTTCAAATTCTCTGGAATATTTTCGACATGTTGAATGATTTTAATACACTTGTAGCATATTACACATCTTACACTAGTGTTCAAGACTGACAGACTGGATCTCAATTTTCAGCCtgtaaaatattcaatttcaagAATACACATACCACTTGATTCTGTAAAAATTACCGTAAATTACCTTTTATGCGTTCACAAAAATAGTATATCTAACACTGGTAAGTCTGTTAAGACGATGTTGTGAAAATAATGTTTCCCAAAATATGAGTTATTTATGgtaataatatttaaaattagagatacataaaaattttaaatatttttaaggCATGTCAGATTCATATGAAAATTTCCTATGCTAATTAGTGCAGGAAATGGACCAATCTGTGCTTGGAAATGGAAAGAAGTCCTGGACAAAAGCCCTCGAGTTGTCTGGACCTTCAACATTCCTAAAAAGTAGGTTTATCAATAAGCAGTCCTACATTAGGGATTGACATTAGCGGTTGTCCGATTGCCCAAGGTAAGTGAAATCTCGGTTCAGGCGAGTGGAACTTAAGACATGCATGTACTTGTCTGATTTGGCAAGTTAATATTTCACAGGATTTCGTCACATGTTCGTACTTTGGAAAATCCTTGGTAGCATATCTACTTTAGTGTTAAGTATTAGTAGTAACAAATATATTGACTCATCAACAACCTGATCATGGCTTCATAGCAAACTCAGGCTGAAGTTTAAGTAAAGGAAGCACAACTTCATAGTCTGCTGATTTAATATGATAACTTTTAAGTAATATTCTTCTTTTTGGCAGCTGATATTAGAATTCGGGCAAGTCATAATTTGGGTTCACCTGCCCAAAGGGCAAATGGATTTGAATGTTAATGTCCATCACTATAGATTTAATGACTCTTAAATGAGGCATGTTGTGCTTTTATTATTAAAGTTATGCTTACAAAAAGATCCCCACTGAAATTAGGCAGACTATACTTTATTCTTAAAAATtgttacaaaatacatgtatgtgtacattgCTAGTAATGCATGAATTTTGATGGAAGATTAAAGAATTGCATTTTGATTTCAGGGGCCCATTTTCTAATCCAGAAGTAAATGCATTAATCATTGACAAGCAGGTTAGTAgaaatttggggggaaaatggagaattaaaatatatattgtattcatACTTTTACTTGGTGATACTTTATTGGTTTTATCTCTCTACAGTAGACTGGAACTACATTTTTATAAATACGTGTTATATTCATACTTTTACTCGGTGATACTTTCTCGGTTTTATATCTCTACAGTAGACTGGGActacatttttataaatatgtgtTATATTCATACTTTTACTTGGTGATACTTTATTGGTTTTATCCCTGTATAGGAGACTGGGACTACATTATTTGCTGGGTGTGGAGATAAGAATGTGTATGGCTGGGATTTAGAATCAGGAACACAAGAGGTAAGTTCTGTGATGTGAAATAACATTTTATACGAacgtgtatttttaaaatacttgtGCATATCCCATATATGCAaagaaaatgtactaaatgttAAGCTTCATGGCTGTTTTTCCTTCAAGCTGACGCTAAGCGGTCACACAGACTACATACATGATATTTCTCTGAAAAATGATGGAAACACGTTGGCTTCTGCATCAGAGGACGGAACTGTCAATATCTGGGGTCTGTGGTCTGATTCACACAATTGTTTCTATTCTTTAGGCagttaaacatttatatatacatgtatatatgtgtgtgaacTGTGAACAACAAATGTTCTTTTGCTATTATCTTTCTACTTTGTGTACAATGTGTAGGATGGACAATTATTTGCTGTATTTCagattgtttgtaaatttgtaaaaGCTATTCCTTTAATTTTCTGCAGATGTTAGAGACAGTGCAGAACCTGTTCACACCATTGTTCCCTACAAAACTGAGGTCAGAGCTCTACAATATTTCTATGTACCCAAGATCAAAGATTAAGGGTCATAGTGTTTTTGGTCTGTCTTGTCTCCTTGTCTGTTTGCAGCTTTGACCTTgattataacttttgaactctGCAAAATAGAGGCTTATACTTAGTGAACtgaaagatcaaggtcatttATAGATGACTGTTAAAGGTCAGGGTCAGGCATCACGACCACATTTGCTGCAATTGAATGTAGCCAATCTCAGGGCATTATGTCTCAATTTtactatatttttattttatcagtATGCTCtacttcaatttctttaaaatttaaaatgtctgAGATGGTATTTTATGTTAACATGAAATGTTTAAATGCAGTAGACtggttgcggtagctcagttGTAGAATGTTCACTTCGTAACCAAGGGATCCTGAGTTCAAGCCCCGCTCGagccatgaccgcgtcaaacctaagacgtaaatataagtagtgattgctcctttgccaaatgtGTGGTATTTGGAAGTGAAAATCATGGGTCTTTTAGGTAtaaccttaaaaatggaggtcctgtGTTGTGGCAGGTGTTGGTAcaataaagaatcctcactgtcACAGCCCTTATCACTAAAGCATAGGTTTTAATTTGTGGTACTtaacctacagctggtgacgtctcgatatgagtgaaaaattctcgacaggacgtaaaacaaacaaacaactaaaTGCGTTTAATATAGACTGTTCCGGTAGATTTCTCCGCATTGTCAAATTTAACTTTTGATCTTGATTATACAGAGTTGTAGTAGGCCTAGTCAGGGTAAATGGATTGGATGTATAGCAATGGACAGTTCCGATGACTGGCTGGTGAGTGTGTCTTATTTTATTGTAGTTTGCTTTGTAATAACCTGTAACTACAAATCAAgtgttatttgtttaaaaaCTGTTCAAGCAAATAGATGGAAGTCACTAACAGTGTAATGCTTTGCAGAATAAATTGAGGTAAAAGTCACCATTTTTTTAATGCTGTAAAGTGAAAATAACCAGCAGTGAAATATCACTAGCATTGTAATGCCACTAGCTTTGAATTAAAGATCCGATTCCATGTAAAGCTGTACAAAGAACAAGGGACATTGttggctatataccgccgatgtttttttcttcattttttcaactttcataccaTGCTTAATTActctttttatttacacaactaggatgttcttcttatcccacttacatgaaaatgacgtaatattttattatgacgtcatgaatatacgcTAAAGATGAGTTCtttagcggaatctgttgatttgaaaagaaaatggaattaaactttagcaaaaacaaaaacttttgcatgcaataaccagatttatattttgcatgtttaattatacattaatattattctttcaatatcaatatggtgtcggttgttggctgcaaacaatatgaattttaaaaaaggatGAATGCGGAAATCGGTTGTTTTCGatacgcaaagtcaatattttgcatgtaatAGATCTGCAGCAAACTGTTCTTTCATTTAAcctcataaacttttacttAATTTGCGATTTGATAATTTAAGTATGTCCAGTCAAACAATTAATGATTTACCTAGTTTACCGTAAAAATCTGCACATAATAAATGCAGACGATGTCTGCCTTTTGAGTCAcgtaggcggatcaaaaatccaCCACATGATAAATGGGAATTACTCTACATTcgtttttaaaggtcaaggtcctgtcttttcaaaataaaattatttaagaaTAGATTCAATAAAAAATCCAATCAAAGACACACATCTAGACCTCTAATAactcgaatttattttctttttgcaAAAATTTGACCAAAATTTGTTCATTTTCGGCAAAAATGGGTACTGTTACGTTATATCTCTAGAGCTAGATAGTTGGGAtgtatattactttttttcgctaaattttaaaatctttctaACGTTCTCAGATTATTTTTTCCCCATCCCACGATAACCATATATTGCCCCCTTTGACATCCCACGATAACCATTGCCAATTCcatgaatatttaatatatgtaaaagttaatggcaagttaaatgtttgttaaagttaactaacttTTGTACAAATACGATATAATTATTGATTCTCTGAAATCTGAACATGATCCTAATCTCCTACAAGATGTTACATCCTTTCTCTGTTTCCATCAGATTTGTTCTGTTTATTTTCAGGTGTGTGGAGGAGGGCCTAAAATGTCACTTTGGCATCTGCGATCAATGACTACCACTACAGTGTTCGATACACCAAATGTGTGCCAGAAGACGGTGCAGTTTTATGAGGACACGGTACGGTAGAttttcttatatacatgtaatattcaaTATTGAGTATTGACCTTTATAGAAACcattttgttttttgtgtttCTGATAGATTATATCAGCTGGGACCGACCATTTTGTGAACCATTGGTATATCAATGGTGACCAGAAAGCTAAGGTTCCCTGTACCCCGACTTCTGTGTTCGATGTGTGCATCAACAAAAATGATGACAAATATAAGGTATAACAGTCTTGTATTCTGAAAAGTTTTGTAACTATATTCTCAGTCATCCATGCTGATTCCATATTACAGTCTTTTCAAATGCAGTATCGTGGCTTTCTTTGTTCTTGCAGGTGCTCTGTGTTAGTGGTAGCAGTTACAAGATAGATGTGTGTACAAGCTTTGGATATACAGCTTTTTCATTCGCTCTCACCCCAGATTAGTGAAAACCTGGAGAAGTCAGATTACTAGTCGGTGATTTGTTTTATGTGTAGACTCACTGAATGTGTTTTACTCAACACAACTCGAATTTTGTGTTGGAATTCAAAACCTTCACTTGAATGCAatcataaaattaaatatttcatttgaaagatGTGCTTCTATGTTGCTGTTCCATTCTTGTACAAGTGTTTCACACCAggaatatatatgatatgaaataaaacaaaagctTGTGACATTTGACATTGCTTTTAAGTGGTCCAGGTAATCATTATGCTGAAACATCTCTTTCAGCTTGAAAAATAGGTTAAAGGTATAATGAAAAGCAGGCTTTTTAATATCAAAGTCatgtctgtctgaaactttaatgTTGCTCAACTTTTAAATGGTGACTCGATAGGGCTCTCATACTTCACATGTcatttccttgtgacaaaacctttcttttTGGTAatttttgacctactttaaagaaAACTTAAACTAAGTAATATCATGTGAACTGTTAAaggtttcatattttgtatatagattccttatgacaagatcttttatttgtttctttcTTGCCACCAGAGTATAaagtttcacaaacacatcttattttatACTTACATTGATCAAGTGAAAGAAAACTTCCATGTGACCTTTTTATCACCTCACAGCAATACAATGTTAAAGATTTTCACCTCACATCAATATACTGCTAGTAATTTTCACCTCACCACATTACAATGCtagagtttttagctcacctgagctgaaagctcaagtgagcttttctgatcacccgtattccggcgtccgtccgtccgtctgtccgtccgtccatccgtctgtccgtccgtctgtaaacttttcacattttcaacttcttctcaacaaccactgggccaatttcaaccaaagttggcacaaaacatccttaggtaaagggaattctaaattgttaaaataaagggccaggccaccttccaaggggagataatcaagaaaaggtaaaaatagggtagggtcattaaaaaatcttcttctcaagaaccactgggccagaaaagatgaaatttatagataagctttattaggtagtgcagattctaaattgttaaaatcatggcccccgggggtcggatggggccacaatagggggtcaaagttttacatacaaatatataggaaaaatcttcttctcaagaaccactgagccagaaaagctgagatttatatgaaagcttcctgatataatgcagattctaaattattaaaatcatagcccccgggggtcggatggggccacaatagggggtcaaagttttacatacaaatatatagggaaaatctttaaaaatcttcttctcaagaaccactgagccagaataactgagatttatatgaaagcttcctgatataatgcagattctaaattattaaaatcatggcccccgggggtcggatgaggccacaatagggggtcaaagttttttgggtttttttgttgttgttttttttgatatagtgcagattcaagttcgttaaaatcatggaccccggagattgaatggggcctcaaggggggcataaaagttttacatacaaatttataagaaaaatcttttaaaatcagcttctcaagaaccactgagccagaaaagctgagatttatatgaaagcttcctgatatagtgcagattataaattgctaagatcatggccccccgggggtcggatggggccacaatagggggtcaaagttttacatacaaatatataggaaaaatctttaaaaatcttcttcccagaaccactaagccagaaaagctgagatttatatgaaagctttctgatatagtgcagattcaggtttgttgaaatcatgcccccctggagtaggatggggccacaataggggatcaaagttttacatacaaatatatagggaaaatctttaaaaatcttcttctcaagaaccattgggccaaagaagttcatatttacatgaaagctttctgacatagtgtagattcaagtttgcaaaaaccatggcctccaggggtaggtttggggccataatagggactacggttttacatgcaaatagatatggaaaatcttctgatatggaccaaggtgactcaggtgagcgatgtggcccatgggcctcttgttcaccTCACCACATTACAATGCCAGAGATTTTCACCTCACCACATTACAATGCTAGTAATTTTCACCTAGCAACAATACACTATTATTAAATTTCACCTCAAAACATTAACTCCAAAGAActtgtactgtttatttttcaaaactaaaatatATGTTAGAAATAGGTTGACTTTGAGTATTAAGATATTATATCATGTCACATATGAAAATGGTACTTAGTACTATTAACCATCATGTTAACcatacaaaaatgaattttgacaCACACCCCTTAAAAGATTTCTGTATTTAAATCATACGTAATTAGCATACAGTACAGCAAACAAGTTTATAGATTTCTCAAGAAAATAGCATGTGGACAATGATGCAATATCTTCCAAGGTTATTATAAACGTGTCAagatagacgtctataaattacatgtacaaacgtCGGCAGAGATTGCAAATATACAGCTATAGCTATCCAAGTCAATATTTAGGCAAATCGAGAAAACGGAAATGTATAATGTTTGTTTCTATAGAGATAAGGAGACATTTGTCTTGGTagaatttatatacaatgtattaatggcattattaatatacattgtatacattgCATATTGATATACACTGCATCCTCTTcttgaattttttgtttgaaaatatgaaGAGCATGGTTTACAAAGAAATACTCATTTCATCTTTCTCAAGAGTATTTAGGATTTTTGTGCATAGAAAGGAAAATTCgacaataatatttttaagtAGGCTGTGCTGTAATGATTCCTTCGTGGTTTTAAGTAGGCTGTGCTGTAATGATTCCTTTGTGTCTTTGGGTAGGCTGTGCTG encodes the following:
- the LOC125663610 gene encoding THO complex subunit 6 homolog — encoded protein: MKLDKSLEARKLLHTTVFSQCFSPCGHYLATCNNYGKISIFSLSKALAPDATEGHWQQVFSFQASDDGALYCLATTSDLLISAGNGPICAWKWKEVLDKSPRVVWTFNIPKKGPFSNPEVNALIIDKQETGTTLFAGCGDKNVYGWDLESGTQELTLSGHTDYIHDISLKNDGNTLASASEDGTVNIWDVRDSAEPVHTIVPYKTESCSRPSQGKWIGCIAMDSSDDWLVCGGGPKMSLWHLRSMTTTTVFDTPNVCQKTVQFYEDTIISAGTDHFVNHWYINGDQKAKVPCTPTSVFDVCINKNDDKYKVLCVSGSSYKIDVCTSFGYTAFSFALTPD